In the Perca flavescens isolate YP-PL-M2 chromosome 20, PFLA_1.0, whole genome shotgun sequence genome, one interval contains:
- the LOC114546795 gene encoding transmembrane protein 151B has product MLSSVLDSAEDTAASAPNDAEEGEEQEEEDSPAESDVLEEQRPVKQSLGACVCRESHWRCLLLSLLMYSCLGAVTWCQLTLVTKISFNSNLTLSFKASSTSSVRGASGMGVGGRSMIYHDSPCSDGYIYIPLAFLFMLYVVYMVECWHCRARSELQSKADVYSVYERVLRMRQAHPCIWWKAISYHFVRRTRQVTRYRNGDAYTTMQVYHERVNTHVAEGEFDYSHCGMKDVSRDLRGLEGHTATRLRFTKCFSFTEAGPENDYLNQRARFFSEIEGLDDYMEAREGMHLKNVDFRENLLAYVDPDRMPWYTSQVAFWPAALLMLSWPLRVLIEYRTAYVHYRIEKLFGSEYSHSSPSPLDEDRPLGNNTGCVIPRVDTLDSTEMEWHIRCNRQVVPSYSEAMLINMSTADSNSLLDTECTSSSNCFLLDNSQTAQSYGALQRQEDCEQCREPNGRGDGGGRRRPVTSSSCSSIFSCRGALLHSHLSSDTSRFSLCRMYGSHRTVALWRSHSSNLTDPCCVDEQCCRSDSSQLALSDSPPTYRDARFFPVLIVHRSEGCGSEDGREVRRYYIRRGSSCVETAL; this is encoded by the exons ATGCTCTCCTCCGTTCTGGACTCTGCGGAGGACACGGCGGCCAGCGCTCCCAATGATgctgaggagggagaggagcaggaggaagaggactcACCGGCTGAGAGCGATGTCCTGGAGGAG cagcgTCCAGTGAAGCAGTCCCTGGGTGCTTGTGTTTGCCGGGAGTCCCATTGGCgctgcctgctgctctctctgctcATGTACAGCTGCCTGGGCGCGGTGACCTGGTGTCAGCTGACCCTAGTCACCAAAATCAGCTTCAACTCCAACCTCACCTTGTCCTTCAAggcctcctccacctcctccgtGCGGGGGGCCTCTGGGATGGGCGTTGGAGGACGCTCAATGATCTACCACGACAGCCCCTGCTCTGACGGCTACATCTACATCCCTCTGGCCTTTCTGTTCATGCTCTATGTCGTATACATGGTGGAGTGCTGGCACTGCAGAGCCAGGAGCGAGCTGCAGAGCAAAGCAGACGTGTACAGTGTGTATGAGCGCGTGCTGCGGATGAGACAGGCCCACCCTTGCATATGGTGGAAGGCTATCAGCTACCACTTTGTCCGACGGACTCGGCAAGTCACTCGATACCGTAACGGGGATGCCTACACCACCATGCAGGTGTACCATGAGAGAGTGAACACCCATGTTGCTGAGGGAGAGTTTGATTACAGCCACTGTGGGATGAAAGATGTATCGCGTGACCTCAGAGGCTTGGAGGGACATACAGCAACTCGCCTGCGCTTCACCAAATGTTTCAGCTTCACAGAGGCCGGCCCAGAAAATGATTACCTCAACCAGAGAGCCAGGTTCTTCTCTGAAATTGAAGGTTTGGATGATTACATGGAGGCCAGGGAGGGGATGCACTTGAAGAATGTGGACTTCAGAGAAAACCTGCTAGCCTATGTAGACCCAGATAGGATGCCTTGGTACACTTCCCAGGTTGCCTTCTGGCCAGCAGCTCTGCTGATGTTGTCCTGGCCTCTGAGAGTGCTGATAGAGTACCGCACTGCTTATGTGCACTACCGCATAGAGAAACTATTTGGGTCAGAGTACAGCCACAGCAGCCCCTCTCCTCTGGATGAAGACAGGCCTTTGGGGAATAATACTGGGTGTGTTATTCCCAGAGTAGACACACTGGACAGCACTGAAATGGAATGGCACATACGCTGTAACCGTCAGGTGGTTCCTAGCTACTCAGAGGCCATGCTGATAAACATGAGCACAGCAGACTCTAACTCATTACTAGACACTGAATGCACCTCATCCTCAAACTGCTTCCTTCTGGACAACAGCCAGACTGCTCAGAGTTACGGTGCTCTGCAACGCCAGGAGGACTGCGAGCAATGCAGGGAGCCAAATGGACGAGGTGatggaggaggcaggaggaggcCCGTCACCAGCTCCAGCTgctcctccatcttctcctgCCGGGGAGCGCTGCTCCACTCGCACCTTTCCTCAGACACGTCTCGCTTCTCTCTCTGCCGCATGTACGGCTCTCATCGTACCGTGGCTCTGTGGAGGAGCCACAGCAGCAACCTGACTGACCCCTGCTGCGTGGACGAGCAGTGCTGCAGGTCCGACTCCAGCCAGCTGGCACTCAGCGATAGTCCACCGACTTATAGGGACGCCCGGTTCTTCCCAGTGCTCATTGTG